One genomic segment of Aliarcobacter cibarius includes these proteins:
- the rbfA gene encoding 30S ribosome-binding factor RbfA, whose translation MKSINLQRTESLLMELIPMALSSLADTRINSLPITGVNCKNGKYDAIVYFDGSDYDKEEVKSIISALNKANGRIKTDVLASTGWYKCPNFKFELDTSLEKSKHIEDLFAKIKKTKSSEE comes from the coding sequence ATGAAAAGTATAAATCTACAAAGAACAGAATCTTTATTGATGGAGCTAATACCTATGGCTCTATCATCTTTAGCTGATACTAGAATAAACTCTCTACCAATTACCGGTGTAAACTGTAAAAATGGGAAATATGATGCTATTGTTTATTTTGATGGTAGCGATTATGATAAAGAAGAAGTAAAAAGTATTATTTCAGCCCTAAATAAGGCAAATGGAAGAATAAAAACTGATGTATTAGCAAGTACAGGTTGGTATAAGTGTCCAAATTTCAAATTTGAACTTGATACATCTTTGGAAAAATCAAAACATATTGAAGATCTATTTGCAAAAATCAAAAAGACAAAAAGTAGTGAAGAATGA
- the ribD gene encoding bifunctional diaminohydroxyphosphoribosylaminopyrimidine deaminase/5-amino-6-(5-phosphoribosylamino)uracil reductase RibD codes for MKINDNFYMKLAIDEAWKYQLLTYPNPAVGCVIVKNGKILAIEAHTEAGLPHAEINALKTAFLTQDSNSVLKIKNSSHEIHDFLVKNHNNFFNDCEVYTTLEPCNHEGKTPSCAKLLALLKPKRVIIGSLDINKIASGGINTLKESGILVTLDILQKDCDNLLLPFKSWQNKTCIFFKMAQTLNGMIDGKISSQRAKLYVHTLRDKIDLLLVGGNTVRIDKPILDTRYVKGKEPNIFIYSKSKVFPQTIPLFSIPNRKVIISDDLFKILDYKFVMVEGVYNLLDTLKDKIDFIILIVSPKIRGGINTSKSLDIDFEILHENYLGDEKIIFLKRKIAK; via the coding sequence ATGAAAATTAATGATAATTTCTATATGAAATTAGCCATTGATGAGGCTTGGAAATATCAACTCCTAACTTACCCTAACCCTGCTGTTGGTTGTGTTATAGTAAAAAATGGTAAAATCTTAGCAATAGAAGCTCATACAGAAGCAGGTTTACCTCATGCGGAAATCAATGCTTTAAAAACAGCTTTTTTAACACAAGATTCAAATTCTGTACTAAAAATTAAAAATTCTAGCCACGAGATTCATGACTTTTTAGTTAAAAATCATAATAATTTTTTTAATGACTGTGAAGTATATACAACACTAGAACCTTGTAATCATGAGGGGAAAACTCCATCTTGCGCAAAACTTTTAGCTCTATTAAAACCTAAAAGAGTAATTATTGGTTCTCTTGATATAAACAAAATTGCAAGCGGAGGAATAAACACTTTAAAAGAAAGTGGTATACTAGTTACCCTAGATATTCTTCAAAAAGATTGTGATAACTTACTCTTGCCCTTCAAATCTTGGCAAAATAAAACTTGTATATTCTTTAAAATGGCACAAACATTAAATGGCATGATTGATGGTAAAATAAGTAGCCAAAGAGCTAAGTTATATGTGCATACACTAAGAGATAAAATAGACCTACTCTTAGTTGGTGGAAATACTGTAAGAATAGATAAACCTATCCTTGATACAAGATATGTAAAAGGAAAAGAACCTAATATTTTTATATATAGTAAAAGTAAAGTATTCCCTCAAACTATTCCTTTATTTTCAATACCTAATAGAAAAGTAATTATAAGTGATGATTTATTTAAAATATTAGATTATAAATTTGTAATGGTTGAAGGCGTATATAATCTTTTAGATACACTAAAAGACAAAATAGATTTTATTATTTTAATAGTATCTCCAAAAATAAGAGGAGGTATTAATACTTCTAAATCTTTAGATATAGATTTTGAAATATTACATGAAAACTATTTAGGTGATGAAAAAATCATCTTTTTAAAAAGAAAAATAGCTAAATAA
- the rimP gene encoding ribosome maturation factor RimP, which translates to MNLEEQIKLIVENNGLKLYDIVTTKEHDRNIFRVIVTSKDGVNLDKCADISRLISPLLDIEAPMNGIYNLEVSSPGIERKLKKKEHFIASVGELVKIKNYETEIFKGELLNADNEKVVVKTEFGEEEISYDNILSAATYFEW; encoded by the coding sequence ATGAATTTAGAAGAACAAATTAAATTAATAGTTGAAAATAATGGATTAAAACTTTATGATATAGTTACAACAAAAGAGCATGATAGAAATATATTTCGAGTTATTGTAACATCTAAAGATGGTGTAAACTTAGATAAGTGTGCAGATATTTCAAGACTTATTTCTCCTTTATTAGATATTGAAGCACCTATGAACGGTATTTATAATCTTGAAGTTAGCTCACCAGGAATTGAAAGAAAGTTAAAAAAGAAAGAACACTTTATTGCTAGTGTCGGTGAACTTGTTAAAATCAAAAATTATGAAACAGAAATTTTCAAAGGTGAATTATTAAACGCAGATAATGAGAAAGTTGTAGTTAAAACGGAATTTGGTGAAGAAGAAATTTCATATGACAATATCTTAAGTGCTGCAACTTATTTTGAGTGGTAA
- the infB gene encoding translation initiation factor IF-2 produces the protein MSDTVRVYEIAEEAGASSQDVIAKAKDLGIDLKSAQTAVSYADAEEITNYILTGKSKRIKETAATKPKKVVKPQEEVKEELVIPVVEKEEVQNIEQKKPELKKVAISKPIQKTPVSNVEEIKPEIKDDDSNKIVPKRKGLVIIKKKTPREENIPVSNFDNNQEKKPTKSLSDIFGPDDSQKQQVKHKPASEIFAPKVKKEKKKTPIRAQEHGKKIEVIKRDDEFRSSDDSLLGEEIVLLDMDLQDNFKIFDEPKPINTANHSRSSKPAAFGNVPTGLQRGKRKKRVVRTQEKAEITSVVIPEDIRVYEFAEACGKSPAEVIKVLFSLGMMVTKNDFLKQDELEILGEEFGIEVTVKDALEDVNYVESYEGEEVDTGSFVTRPPVVTIMGHVDHGKTSLLDKIRSSKVASGEAGGITQHINSYTVVKNGQKITFVDTPGHEAFSAMRTRGANVTDIIIIVVAADDGVKAQTEEVISHAKASGCPIIVAMNKMDKESANPDMVKAQMAERNLTPIDWGGDIEFIGVSARTGEGVEDLLENILIQAELLDLKADPTAKAKATVIEASLEKGRGPVANVIVQNGTLRVGDNIVCDTTFGRVKAITNDMGEIVKELGLSETGTVLGLNDVPTTGSSLISMDTEKEVRDIANTRAEHARAKELSKSTKVSLEEMSGLIAEGKMKQLPVIIKADVGGSLEAIKGSLEKIANDEVKVKVVHAAVGGITESDIVLASASSGCIILGFNVRPTGAVKAKAKADGVEINTYSIIYDLLDDVKNALSGMMSAVIREENTGQAEVRDTFVIPKVGTVAGCIVTDGKVIRGGHARIIRDGVVTYTGKISSLKRFKDDAKEVANGYECGIMFDKFNDIKVGDFIETFIQIEEKVSIDK, from the coding sequence ATGTCAGATACAGTAAGAGTTTATGAAATTGCAGAAGAAGCAGGTGCTAGTAGCCAAGATGTAATAGCAAAGGCTAAAGATTTAGGAATAGATTTAAAATCAGCACAAACGGCAGTTTCATACGCAGATGCAGAAGAAATTACAAACTATATTCTTACAGGAAAAAGTAAAAGAATAAAGGAAACTGCTGCAACTAAACCAAAAAAAGTGGTAAAACCTCAAGAAGAAGTTAAAGAAGAGCTTGTAATACCAGTTGTAGAAAAAGAAGAAGTTCAAAATATCGAACAAAAAAAACCTGAACTTAAAAAAGTTGCAATTTCAAAACCTATACAAAAAACTCCTGTTTCAAATGTAGAAGAGATTAAACCTGAAATAAAAGATGATGATAGCAATAAAATTGTTCCTAAAAGAAAAGGTTTAGTTATTATTAAAAAGAAAACTCCAAGGGAAGAAAATATTCCTGTAAGTAATTTTGATAATAATCAAGAAAAAAAACCAACAAAATCTTTAAGTGATATTTTTGGTCCTGATGATTCACAAAAACAACAAGTGAAACATAAGCCAGCAAGTGAAATTTTTGCTCCAAAAGTAAAAAAAGAGAAAAAGAAAACTCCAATTAGAGCTCAAGAACATGGTAAAAAAATTGAAGTTATTAAAAGAGATGATGAATTTAGAAGTAGTGATGATTCTCTTTTAGGTGAAGAAATTGTTCTTCTTGATATGGATTTACAAGATAATTTTAAAATATTTGATGAACCAAAACCTATAAATACTGCAAATCATTCAAGAAGTTCAAAACCAGCAGCATTTGGAAATGTACCAACAGGTCTTCAAAGAGGAAAAAGAAAAAAAAGAGTTGTTAGAACTCAAGAGAAAGCTGAAATTACATCTGTTGTAATTCCTGAAGATATTAGAGTTTATGAATTTGCTGAGGCTTGTGGGAAATCACCTGCTGAAGTTATCAAAGTTCTATTTAGCTTAGGAATGATGGTTACAAAAAATGACTTCTTAAAACAAGATGAATTAGAAATCTTAGGTGAAGAATTTGGAATCGAAGTAACTGTAAAAGATGCACTAGAAGATGTAAATTATGTTGAATCTTATGAAGGAGAAGAAGTTGATACAGGTTCGTTCGTAACTAGACCTCCTGTTGTTACAATTATGGGGCATGTTGACCATGGTAAAACTTCTCTTCTTGATAAAATCAGAAGTTCAAAAGTTGCTTCAGGTGAAGCTGGAGGAATCACTCAACATATTAATTCATATACTGTTGTTAAAAATGGTCAAAAAATTACTTTTGTTGATACTCCAGGGCACGAAGCATTCTCTGCTATGAGAACTAGGGGAGCAAATGTAACAGATATTATAATTATTGTTGTTGCAGCTGATGATGGAGTTAAAGCACAAACAGAAGAAGTAATTTCACATGCAAAAGCAAGTGGTTGTCCAATTATTGTTGCTATGAATAAAATGGATAAAGAATCAGCAAATCCAGATATGGTAAAAGCTCAAATGGCTGAAAGAAATTTAACTCCTATTGATTGGGGTGGAGATATTGAATTTATTGGTGTTTCTGCAAGAACAGGTGAAGGAGTTGAAGATTTACTTGAAAATATTTTAATTCAAGCTGAACTTCTAGACTTAAAAGCTGATCCAACTGCAAAAGCAAAAGCAACTGTTATAGAAGCTAGCTTAGAAAAAGGTAGAGGACCAGTTGCAAATGTTATTGTTCAAAATGGTACATTGAGAGTTGGAGATAATATTGTTTGTGATACAACGTTCGGAAGAGTAAAAGCTATTACAAATGATATGGGAGAAATTGTAAAAGAATTAGGTCTTAGTGAGACAGGAACTGTTTTAGGTTTAAATGATGTTCCAACTACTGGATCAAGTCTTATTTCAATGGATACAGAAAAAGAAGTTAGAGATATTGCTAATACAAGAGCTGAACATGCAAGAGCAAAAGAGTTATCAAAATCTACAAAAGTTTCTTTAGAAGAGATGAGTGGATTAATTGCTGAAGGAAAAATGAAACAACTACCTGTAATCATAAAAGCAGATGTTGGTGGTTCTTTAGAAGCAATCAAAGGTTCTTTAGAAAAAATTGCAAATGATGAAGTAAAAGTTAAAGTAGTTCATGCAGCAGTTGGTGGAATTACTGAATCAGATATTGTTTTAGCAAGTGCAAGTAGCGGTTGTATTATCTTAGGATTTAATGTAAGACCTACAGGAGCAGTTAAAGCAAAAGCAAAAGCTGATGGTGTTGAAATCAATACTTATTCTATAATTTATGACTTATTAGACGATGTTAAAAATGCTCTTTCTGGAATGATGAGTGCTGTAATTAGAGAAGAGAATACTGGACAAGCTGAAGTTAGAGATACATTCGTAATTCCAAAAGTTGGAACAGTTGCTGGATGTATAGTAACTGATGGAAAAGTTATCAGAGGTGGTCATGCTAGAATTATTAGAGATGGTGTTGTAACATACACAGGTAAAATATCATCACTAAAAAGATTCAAAGATGATGCTAAAGAAGTTGCGAATGGATATGAGTGTGGAATTATGTTTGATAAATTCAATGATATAAAAGTTGGAGATTTTATTGAAACATTTATTCAAATTGAAGAAAAAGTTTCTATAGACAAATAA
- a CDS encoding lysophospholipid acyltransferase family protein, whose protein sequence is MWKKFKKDIAPYFLYFIVKFIYFTNKKVYHHPAHDDKEPFIVCMWHGDLISQIYNYFGFRKNGVVKAMVSENRDGETITKLAAMFRIWAIRGSSSKGAAKVMLSALKELKLGNDVAISPDGPRGPRHSIADGIVIIAQKSGKKIVCFNTIPTRYWQFNSWDKFVLPKPFGKIDFYISEPFSVDGMELEEAKALIKEKMLVHTMK, encoded by the coding sequence ATGTGGAAGAAATTTAAAAAAGATATCGCACCATATTTTTTATACTTTATTGTAAAATTTATATATTTTACAAATAAAAAAGTATATCATCATCCAGCTCATGACGATAAAGAGCCTTTTATTGTTTGTATGTGGCATGGTGATTTAATTTCTCAGATTTATAATTATTTTGGTTTTAGAAAAAATGGTGTTGTAAAAGCTATGGTTAGTGAAAATAGAGATGGTGAAACTATTACAAAACTAGCCGCTATGTTTAGAATTTGGGCAATTAGAGGTTCTAGTTCTAAAGGAGCTGCCAAAGTTATGTTATCAGCTTTAAAAGAATTAAAGTTAGGTAATGATGTTGCAATAAGTCCAGATGGACCAAGAGGTCCAAGACATAGTATTGCAGATGGAATAGTTATAATTGCACAAAAGAGTGGAAAAAAAATAGTTTGTTTTAATACTATACCAACTAGATATTGGCAATTTAATTCTTGGGATAAATTTGTACTTCCAAAACCTTTTGGAAAAATAGATTTTTATATTAGTGAACCTTTTAGTGTTGATGGAATGGAACTTGAAGAAGCGAAAGCTTTAATTAAAGAAAAAATGTTAGTTCATACAATGAAGTAG
- the nusA gene encoding transcription termination factor NusA: MDKIIDILDSIAYEKGLKIDDVENALKEALIKTAQKMVDHTLIFDAKIDRANKKLVLLQKIEVIADEDRRLFGDAKDEEGNIINSENYISIDAAKDINSDLEIGDFLSYELEFENMGRNAATILSSNFEFRLQRFVEENILSKYKEKIGKIVSGVVSRVDKNESTFIEIGEIKGVLLRKNRIKGEKFKVGDTLKAVVKGVNIDKNLGLIIELSRTSPKFLENLLALEVPELKDEKIKIEASARIPGTRSKIALSTTSEQIDPIGAIVGVKGVRINAVSAQLSKESIDCVEYSTIPEIFVARSLSPALVNSVKIDAEPKNGEKGKAVVTISSDQKSKAIGKDGLNIRLASMLTKYEIELVEIASNSQGISSLDKNNNESEEKTTDTSSLEALFK, encoded by the coding sequence ATGGATAAAATAATAGATATTTTAGATTCAATTGCCTACGAAAAAGGTTTAAAAATTGATGATGTTGAAAATGCATTGAAAGAAGCTTTAATTAAAACTGCTCAAAAAATGGTAGACCATACTTTAATTTTTGATGCAAAAATAGATAGAGCAAATAAAAAATTGGTTCTTCTTCAAAAAATAGAAGTTATTGCTGATGAAGATAGAAGACTTTTTGGTGATGCAAAAGATGAAGAAGGAAATATAATTAATAGTGAAAATTATATTAGTATAGATGCTGCTAAAGATATAAATTCAGATTTAGAAATTGGAGATTTTTTAAGTTATGAATTAGAATTTGAAAATATGGGGAGAAATGCAGCAACAATTCTTTCAAGTAATTTTGAATTTAGATTACAAAGATTTGTAGAAGAAAATATTCTTTCAAAATACAAAGAAAAAATTGGCAAAATCGTATCTGGTGTTGTATCTAGAGTTGATAAAAATGAAAGCACTTTTATTGAAATTGGAGAGATAAAAGGTGTTTTATTAAGAAAAAATAGAATTAAAGGTGAAAAATTTAAAGTTGGAGATACTTTAAAAGCTGTTGTTAAAGGTGTAAATATTGATAAAAATCTAGGTCTTATTATAGAATTATCAAGAACTAGCCCAAAATTCTTAGAAAATCTTTTAGCTTTAGAAGTACCTGAATTAAAAGATGAGAAAATTAAAATTGAAGCTAGTGCTAGAATTCCAGGAACTAGATCAAAAATTGCCCTATCAACAACAAGTGAGCAAATAGATCCTATTGGTGCAATTGTTGGTGTAAAAGGAGTAAGAATAAATGCTGTTTCTGCTCAACTAAGCAAAGAAAGTATAGATTGTGTTGAATACTCAACTATTCCTGAAATATTTGTTGCTAGATCATTAAGTCCTGCTTTAGTAAACAGTGTTAAAATAGACGCTGAGCCAAAAAATGGCGAAAAAGGAAAAGCTGTTGTTACAATAAGCAGTGATCAAAAATCTAAAGCAATTGGAAAAGATGGATTAAATATAAGATTAGCATCGATGCTTACTAAATATGAAATTGAACTTGTTGAAATTGCATCAAATTCTCAAGGTATTTCTTCTTTAGATAAAAACAACAACGAATCTGAAGAAAAAACAACTGATACATCAAGCCTTGAAGCCTTATTCAAATAA
- the miaB gene encoding tRNA (N6-isopentenyl adenosine(37)-C2)-methylthiotransferase MiaB — MSKKLFIQTLGCQMNDTDSKHIQAELEKHKGYTPTQNIEDADLIIINTCSVRERPVQKLFSEIGQFNKKKKEGAKIGVCGCTASHLGQDIIKRAPYVDFVLGARNISKIKDVVDIKGSVEVSISNDDSQYEFAIAKNNNFRTSVNISVGCDKECTYCIVPSTRGDEISIPPEMIVSQIQKAVDNGAVEVALLGQNVNSYGKRFSDKREKYSFTKLLQDVSKIEGLKRIRFTSPHPLHMDDVFIEEFAKNPKISKCIHMPLQSGSTAILKAMKRGYTKEWFLNRAEKLRSLIPDLRITTDIIVAFPGETREDFEDTLDVVRQVKFDQIFNFKYSPRPGTKALELKDQEIDDETGSARLEELIELHKRYLEDSMPLMIGKTVNVLIESLKPNGEVSGYTDNYFLVFTKGSDELLGKFVDVKITSATRTSLKGEIVK; from the coding sequence ATGAGTAAAAAACTATTTATACAAACATTAGGGTGTCAAATGAATGACACTGATAGTAAGCATATTCAAGCTGAGTTGGAAAAACATAAAGGTTATACTCCTACTCAAAATATTGAAGATGCTGATTTAATTATTATTAATACTTGTTCTGTAAGAGAAAGACCTGTACAAAAACTTTTTTCAGAAATTGGTCAATTTAATAAAAAGAAAAAAGAGGGCGCTAAAATTGGAGTTTGTGGATGTACAGCTTCGCATTTAGGACAAGATATTATAAAAAGAGCACCTTATGTTGATTTTGTTTTAGGTGCTAGAAATATTTCAAAAATAAAAGATGTTGTGGATATAAAAGGTTCAGTTGAAGTTTCGATTTCAAATGATGATTCTCAATATGAATTTGCAATAGCAAAAAATAATAACTTTAGAACTAGTGTTAATATTTCTGTTGGATGTGATAAAGAGTGTACTTATTGTATAGTTCCTAGTACTAGAGGAGATGAAATATCTATTCCGCCTGAAATGATTGTATCTCAGATACAAAAAGCAGTTGATAATGGTGCTGTTGAAGTTGCGCTTTTAGGACAAAATGTAAACTCTTATGGAAAAAGATTTAGTGATAAAAGAGAGAAGTATAGTTTTACAAAATTACTTCAAGATGTATCAAAAATCGAAGGACTTAAAAGAATAAGATTTACATCTCCACATCCATTACACATGGATGATGTGTTTATTGAAGAATTTGCAAAAAATCCAAAAATCTCTAAATGTATTCATATGCCTCTTCAAAGTGGTTCAACAGCTATTTTAAAAGCTATGAAAAGAGGATATACAAAAGAATGGTTTTTAAATAGAGCAGAAAAGCTTAGAAGTTTGATTCCAGATTTAAGAATAACAACTGATATAATTGTTGCATTCCCTGGAGAAACAAGAGAAGATTTTGAAGATACTTTAGATGTTGTAAGACAAGTAAAATTTGATCAAATTTTTAACTTTAAATATTCTCCAAGACCTGGAACAAAAGCACTAGAGCTTAAAGATCAGGAAATTGATGATGAAACTGGAAGTGCAAGACTAGAAGAGTTAATAGAACTTCATAAAAGATATTTAGAAGATAGTATGCCTTTAATGATTGGAAAAACTGTAAATGTTTTAATTGAAAGTTTAAAGCCAAATGGTGAAGTGAGTGGATACACAGATAATTATTTTTTAGTATTTACAAAAGGTAGTGATGAACTTCTTGGAAAATTTGTAGATGTAAAAATAACAAGTGCTACAAGAACATCATTAAAAGGTGAAATTGTAAAATAA
- a CDS encoding HP0268 family nuclease — MELLFARKELNEKPKKAQLDKIKEELARDKQKIFYFDRDNSHKDMMALVDALEKEGFNVYFREIKYGLADDEYMYEVHAL, encoded by the coding sequence ATGGAATTATTATTTGCAAGAAAAGAGTTAAATGAAAAGCCAAAAAAGGCTCAATTAGATAAAATTAAAGAGGAGTTAGCAAGAGATAAGCAAAAAATCTTCTACTTTGATAGAGATAATTCTCATAAAGATATGATGGCATTGGTTGATGCTTTAGAAAAAGAAGGTTTTAACGTATATTTTAGAGAAATTAAATATGGTTTAGCTGATGATGAATATATGTATGAGGTTCATGCACTTTAA